One segment of Opitutus sp. ER46 DNA contains the following:
- a CDS encoding DUF2750 domain-containing protein, whose translation MSWEPTEKEFASVMAADGQHRFEYFIHRVCEARGAWALANDGWASVQDESGTTLIPLWPHEAYAAAFAVGGWAGFTPKRISLDDLLEEWLPGMRRKEMQPAIFPVPSGSSVIVSVDDLEENLRRELATVYGREG comes from the coding sequence ATGAGCTGGGAACCTACGGAAAAGGAGTTTGCCTCGGTGATGGCGGCGGATGGCCAGCACCGGTTCGAGTATTTCATCCATCGCGTGTGCGAGGCGCGCGGCGCTTGGGCGCTGGCGAACGACGGCTGGGCGAGCGTGCAGGACGAGTCGGGCACGACGCTGATCCCGCTCTGGCCGCATGAGGCTTATGCGGCGGCGTTCGCGGTCGGCGGCTGGGCCGGCTTCACGCCGAAGCGGATCAGCCTCGATGATCTGCTCGAGGAGTGGCTTCCCGGGATGCGACGGAAGGAGATGCAGCCGGCGATTTTTCCCGTTCCGAGCGGCAGTTCAGTTATTGTGAGCGTCGACGACCTGGAGGAAAACCTCCGCCGGGAGCTCGCGACGGTTTACGGAAGAGAAGGCTGA
- a CDS encoding glycoside hydrolase family 3 C-terminal domain-containing protein: MKHPSLVLLTLLAFLSPVAARAAEDARPVYRDPAAPLEARVEDLLGRLTLEEKVSLLHGDSKFTTAGVPRLGIPVRHLTDGPNGVREEIERDTFKAAGRTDDFSTAMPTGIALAATWDPELAFLEGATIATEARARGKDIVLGPGVNIMRSPLCGRNFEYLGEDPFLAGRIAVGFIGGEQSGGIASSVKHFAVNNQETLRNSINVEMDERTLREIYLPAFHAAVTEAGVWTVMGAYNKFRGEHCCHNDYLLNQVLKQEWGFKGLVMSDWNGTHDTAQAARHGLDLEMGTEKRAYADWFLAGPYREGLARGEFPLAGLDDKVRRNLRVLIATGGLDGRAPGAINTKAHQLVARRVAEEAIVLLKNTGGLLPLDATKLRTIAVIGENATRPQAHGGQSSEVKPLYEVTPLQGIIRRVGRTVNVIHALGYEAPNSDRLSTRPQKPDAPLSADELAERAVAAARAADAVVFVGGLNHEQGNDCEGDDRTELALPYGQDALLERIVAANPRTVVVLVSGSPVSMGAWLPRTPAVLQAWFGGMEAGNAVARVLFGDVNPSGKLPCTFPRQLADSPAHALGAWPGKDGTVTYTEGLLVGYRWFDTKAIEPLFPFGHGLSYTSFAYRGARVVPGTDAKGPLATVEVEVTNTGARAGAEVVQLYVRDVEASLPRPAQELKAFRKVQLQPGERRVVTLPLGREAFSFYDPARRAWVAEPGKFVLAVGSSSRDLRAQLEFTLP, encoded by the coding sequence ATGAAGCACCCGTCCCTGGTTCTCCTGACACTCCTTGCCTTCCTGTCCCCCGTTGCCGCTCGCGCCGCCGAGGACGCCCGACCCGTGTACCGCGATCCCGCGGCGCCACTCGAGGCCCGCGTCGAGGACCTGCTGGGCCGGCTCACGCTCGAGGAGAAAGTCTCGCTCCTGCACGGCGACTCCAAGTTCACCACCGCCGGCGTGCCGCGCCTGGGCATCCCCGTCCGGCATTTGACCGACGGCCCCAACGGCGTGCGCGAGGAGATCGAGCGCGACACGTTCAAAGCCGCCGGGCGGACCGATGATTTCTCCACGGCGATGCCCACCGGCATCGCCCTCGCGGCCACGTGGGACCCCGAGCTCGCCTTCCTCGAAGGCGCCACCATCGCCACCGAGGCGCGCGCCCGCGGGAAGGACATCGTGCTCGGGCCCGGCGTGAACATCATGCGCTCCCCGCTGTGCGGCCGGAATTTCGAGTACCTGGGCGAGGACCCCTTCCTCGCGGGCCGGATCGCCGTTGGCTTCATCGGCGGCGAGCAGTCGGGCGGCATCGCGTCGTCGGTGAAACATTTCGCGGTCAACAACCAGGAGACGCTGCGCAACTCGATCAACGTCGAGATGGATGAACGTACGCTCCGCGAGATCTACCTGCCCGCCTTTCACGCCGCCGTGACCGAGGCCGGTGTGTGGACCGTCATGGGTGCGTACAACAAGTTTCGCGGCGAGCACTGCTGCCATAACGATTACCTCCTCAACCAGGTCCTGAAACAGGAGTGGGGCTTCAAGGGGCTGGTGATGTCGGACTGGAACGGCACCCACGACACCGCGCAGGCCGCCCGCCACGGGCTCGACCTCGAGATGGGTACCGAGAAGCGCGCCTACGCCGATTGGTTCCTCGCCGGCCCGTACCGCGAAGGCCTCGCGCGCGGCGAATTCCCGCTGGCCGGGCTCGACGACAAGGTCCGCCGCAACCTCCGCGTCCTGATCGCCACCGGCGGACTCGACGGCCGCGCGCCCGGGGCGATCAACACGAAGGCCCACCAGCTCGTCGCCCGCCGCGTCGCCGAAGAAGCGATCGTCCTCCTCAAGAACACCGGCGGCCTCCTTCCGCTCGACGCCACCAAGCTCCGCACCATCGCCGTGATCGGCGAGAATGCGACGCGCCCCCAGGCGCACGGGGGCCAAAGCTCCGAGGTCAAGCCGCTCTACGAGGTGACGCCCCTCCAGGGCATCATCCGGCGCGTCGGCCGCACGGTGAACGTGATCCACGCCCTCGGCTACGAGGCGCCGAACTCCGATCGGCTGAGCACGCGTCCCCAGAAACCGGATGCGCCACTCAGCGCCGACGAACTCGCCGAGCGTGCGGTCGCCGCGGCCCGCGCCGCCGACGCCGTCGTGTTCGTCGGCGGGCTCAATCACGAGCAAGGCAACGACTGCGAGGGCGACGACCGCACCGAGCTCGCGTTGCCGTACGGCCAGGACGCGTTGTTGGAGCGCATCGTCGCCGCCAATCCCCGCACCGTCGTCGTCCTCGTCTCCGGCTCGCCGGTGAGCATGGGCGCGTGGCTGCCGCGCACCCCCGCCGTGCTGCAGGCGTGGTTCGGCGGCATGGAGGCCGGGAACGCCGTGGCGCGCGTGCTCTTCGGGGACGTCAATCCCTCCGGCAAACTGCCGTGCACCTTTCCCCGGCAGCTGGCCGACTCCCCCGCGCACGCCCTCGGCGCGTGGCCGGGGAAGGACGGCACCGTCACCTACACCGAAGGCCTGCTCGTCGGCTACCGCTGGTTCGATACCAAGGCCATCGAGCCGCTGTTCCCGTTCGGCCACGGCCTCAGCTACACGAGCTTCGCCTACCGCGGCGCGCGCGTCGTGCCCGGCACCGACGCCAAGGGGCCGCTCGCGACCGTCGAGGTCGAGGTGACCAACACGGGAGCGCGCGCCGGCGCCGAGGTGGTCCAGTTGTACGTGCGCGACGTCGAGGCGAGCCTGCCACGCCCCGCGCAGGAGCTGAAGGCCTTCCGCAAGGTCCAGCTTCAACCCGGCGAGCGCCGGGTCGTCACGCTGCCCCTCGGACGCGAGGCCTTCTCGTTCTACGATCCCGCGCGGCGAGCGTGGGTCGCCGAGCCCGGCAAGTTCGTCCTCGCCGTCGGCAGCTCGTCCCGCGACCTCCGCGCCCAGCTCGAATTCACCCTGCCGTAA